A window from Crocosphaera sp. UHCC 0190 encodes these proteins:
- a CDS encoding elongation factor G, with the protein MALTLTQWLHPHFTRSKELQITQYNQTEENNIKHSINNKNKETPSLSYLDDYIHQLF; encoded by the coding sequence ATGGCTCTTACCCTAACCCAATGGCTGCATCCCCATTTTACCCGTAGTAAAGAACTTCAGATTACTCAATACAATCAAACTGAAGAAAACAACATTAAACATTCTATTAATAATAAGAACAAAGAAACTCCATCTTTAAGTTATTTAGATGATTATATTCATCAATTGTTTTAA
- a CDS encoding 4a-hydroxytetrahydrobiopterin dehydratase, which produces MKGIRVILLLCMAMFLFIASSTFPLNSQASLSPIVNHEIAMSDLKILSSEELKTALKQLDGWTEKEGKLHRQFQFKSFVEAFGFMSSVALVAESMGHHPEWFNVYNRVTMDLTTHDAGGITNKDVNLAKKANELAKF; this is translated from the coding sequence ATGAAAGGAATTAGAGTGATCTTGCTTTTATGTATGGCAATGTTTCTATTTATTGCTAGTAGCACTTTCCCCTTGAATTCTCAGGCTTCTCTATCTCCTATTGTCAATCATGAAATAGCTATGAGCGATCTTAAAATATTATCGTCTGAAGAATTAAAAACCGCGTTAAAACAATTAGATGGTTGGACTGAAAAAGAGGGTAAATTACATCGTCAGTTTCAATTCAAGTCCTTTGTTGAAGCTTTTGGTTTTATGTCTAGTGTTGCTTTAGTTGCTGAATCAATGGGCCATCATCCTGAATGGTTTAATGTTTATAATCGTGTCACCATGGATTTAACGACTCATGATGCAGGAGGGATTACTAATAAAGATGTTAATTTGGCTAAAAAAGCCAATGAATTAGCAAAATTTTAA